The following coding sequences are from one Bos indicus x Bos taurus breed Angus x Brahman F1 hybrid chromosome 5, Bos_hybrid_MaternalHap_v2.0, whole genome shotgun sequence window:
- the LOC113893807 gene encoding LOW QUALITY PROTEIN: endogenous retrovirus group K member 19 Env polyprotein-like (The sequence of the model RefSeq protein was modified relative to this genomic sequence to represent the inferred CDS: deleted 1 base in 1 codon; substituted 2 bases at 2 genomic stop codons) → MSQPLRYRIPRLPRPQKRKGPPLPPLPPPAREMPPTSRQLTSESSDEQGTDLPTKQVSQLHIRDTTPPDSLRRRNIPGSLTQATWNTPIPTWGQIKTLCHQAREMTSLQGSPASPEKMFIAMLALLFCQVSASPTPAKYWVYLPDPPTFQAVSWNNEPIWVNTDQPQLLGGFYTSYTKDKYPINFNYTFRGLIDDLPVCFNFPSNPKSFITPTKEGCIGASTKINIIDSSKIDSQSLRHRVVWVLVARLPGILDPYVTLRFTPPPGYSKCYNVAPSDEVWKTIDGHTGYPTWTTCTYSSRIDYRIPGGGNYTIQDWSNLNPGEDPLIKKTFEGRFENWNRIPLPWTTXATRWHTNQFVPPVLSYTAKSKTYWQPEIWRALAATAPVSLSRPDNDSTYSVLACLPSPYVFLFTNDSNKLNVCMNYSGGPNVVTCEQCMLSSCLTPQYNVCSFVVLQCPPYLMIPVTVTSHWYDNYGLTVLQQLQDLMRQRQFVGLLILGISALIAAITSVTMAALSLMQQVHTAQYVDAMSKYVSLTLATQEAINRKLEMRTDALEEAIMHIGTELQALKMKMALTCHADYRWICMTSLKVNETDYEWEKIKNHVSGVWNSSDIGLDLGKLHNQIQTLEHSXLDFTTTGAANDFFHTFCNFISGKNILSNILSYAAIGALILHLIIILPCIVRILRQSIQKLATELHLAVLRNKKGGDVGGQCEALHLWQRS, encoded by the exons ATGTCTCAGCCCCTCCGATACCGGATTCCACGGCTGCCGCGACCCCAAAAGAGGAAGGGGCCTCCTCTACCTCCGCTTCCCCCACCAGCCCGGGAGATGCCACCGACATCGAGACAACTGACTTCAGAGAGCTCGGATGAGCAAGGAACGGATCTGCCCACCAAACAGGTGTCTCAGCTTCACATACGGGACACTACTCCCCCTGATTCCCTGCGCCGCAGAAACATCCCAGGCAGCCTAACTCAGGCGACCTGGAATACCCCCATACCcacttggggacaaataaaaacaCTCTGCCACCAGGCACGGGAAATGACTTCCTTGCAGGGATCTCCAGCTTCTCCTGAGAAAATGTTTATTGCCATGCTTGCTTTGCTTTTCTGCCAGGTAAGCGCCTCCCCTACTCCAGCTAAATATTGGGTATATCTCCCAGATCCTCCAACTTTCCAGGCTGTTTCCTGGAATAATGAGCCTATATGGGTCAACACAGACCAACCTCAGCTTTTGGGAGGATTCTATACTTCTTACACTAAAGATAAATAtcctattaattttaattatacctTCAGGGGATTAATAGACGATCTTCCTGTTTGCTTTAACTTCCCCAGTAATCCAAAGAGTTTTATTACACCCACTAAAGAAGGGTGTATTGGGGcctctacaaaaataaatataatagattCCTCAAAAATAGATTCCCAGTCTTTACGTCATCGGGTAGTTTGGGTATTAGTGGCCCGCTTGCCCGGGATCCTTGACCCTTATGTTACCCTGCGTTTTACACCCCCTCCTGGTTATTCAAAGTGCTATAATGTTGCTCCTTCAGATGAAGTGTGGAAGACCATAGATGGTCATACTGGGTATCCGACTTGGACAACTTGTACTTATAGTTCAAGGATTGATTATAGGATACCAGGCGGTGGGAATTATACTATTCAGGACTGGAGCAACCTGAATCCGGGTGAGGATCCATTGATCAAGAAAACATTTGAAGGCAGATTTGAGAATTGGAATAGGATCCCTCTTCCTTGGACTACATAAGCCACTAGATGGCATACTAATCAATTTGTTCCTCCTGTGCTGTCTTATACAGCTAAAAGCAAAACCTATTGGCAACCTGAGATTTGGAGAGCCCTTGCTGCTACTGCCCCTGTTTCTTTATCTCGCCCAGATAACGATTCcacttattctgttttagcttgtTTACCCTcgccttatgttttcctttttactaatgactccaaCAAACTTAATGTATgcatgaattattcaggtggacctaacgtggtaacttgtgaacaatgtatgctttcatccTGTTTGacccctcaatataatgtttgctcttttGTGGTGTTACAATGCCCACCCTATCTCATGATACCCGTGACCGTGACCTCCCACTGGTATGACAATTACGGTCTCACCGTGTTACAACAACTGCAAGATTTAATGAGACAACGGCAGTTTGTGGGTCTACTTATTTtgggaatatcagctttaatagcagcaattacttctgttactatGGCAGCATTATCATTGATGCAACaggtgcatactgcccaatatgttgatgcCATGTCTAAatatgtttctttaactctagcaacacaggaagctataaaCAGAAAGTTGGAGATGAGGACTGACGCCTTGGAAGAGGCAATTATGCATATTGgaactgagttacaggctttaaagaTGAAGATGGCTTTGACATGCCACGCTGATTACAGGTGGATATGCATGACATCTTTGAAGGTAaatgagacagattatgaatgggaaaagattaaaaatcatgtctcaggtgtttggaatagttctgatattggcctggacttagggaaacttcataatcaaatacagaccttggaacactcttgactggattttaccaccactggagcagctaatgac ttttttcACACCTTCtgtaactttatttctggaaaaaatattctgtctaatatccTTAGTTATGCTGCCATTGGTGCTCTAATCCTACATCTCATAATCATTCtcccttgtattgtcaggattcttcggcagagcattcagaagctcgcgactgagctgcatctggctgttttaagaaataaaaaagggggagatgttggGGGCCAGTGTGAGGCGCTccacctgtggcaaaggtcatga